A section of the Methanococcus vannielii SB genome encodes:
- a CDS encoding CBS domain-containing protein, with protein sequence MKEQVIDIATKDVVTVAPETPILKAIGIMENKRFHNLIVERENEIYLVTMYDLLLANSVNQQVEDLMFRPYCVNQTTSVMDATFEMINSGQRVAPIIDEKNNMVGIITDYDIMRCAAKSKLLRDVLVNKIMSKSPITIDSDESIGKARSLMMKYNIGRLVVLNKNGNPTGMVTEDDIVKKVFKPKTKMTVGELKGDKMPRMAQPVSMIMNSPIISAELDNSIADVAKLMENQDVRGVPVFKDGSLRGIVTRLDILKYIAELRAESVVEVEIHGDFDEEQKDLAERILFTEVRKIASYARKIHWIRISVKKERDKGGIPYYTVHTYVKTPKKLYVAEGKPKLSGTKRIDWDGEEIELVSEKQRWDFIEVLKDALESVKKQMSIDREKGRSKNINSGKKDVLVEEFSEEINLE encoded by the coding sequence TTGAAAGAGCAAGTAATTGACATAGCCACGAAAGATGTTGTCACAGTAGCTCCAGAAACGCCAATATTAAAAGCTATTGGAATTATGGAAAATAAAAGATTCCACAACTTAATTGTTGAACGGGAAAATGAAATATATCTTGTGACAATGTATGATTTACTACTTGCAAATTCAGTAAACCAGCAAGTTGAAGATTTGATGTTTAGACCCTATTGCGTAAATCAGACCACTTCAGTAATGGATGCAACGTTTGAAATGATCAATAGCGGTCAAAGAGTTGCACCGATTATTGATGAAAAAAACAACATGGTTGGAATCATTACAGACTACGACATCATGAGGTGTGCAGCAAAGTCAAAGCTTTTGAGAGACGTTTTGGTAAATAAAATAATGTCTAAAAGCCCCATTACTATAGATAGTGATGAAAGTATCGGAAAAGCCAGAAGTTTAATGATGAAATACAACATTGGAAGGCTTGTTGTACTCAATAAAAATGGAAATCCAACAGGAATGGTAACGGAAGATGACATAGTTAAAAAAGTCTTTAAGCCAAAAACCAAAATGACTGTTGGTGAACTTAAAGGAGATAAAATGCCAAGAATGGCACAGCCTGTATCAATGATAATGAATTCCCCGATAATATCTGCAGAATTAGATAATTCAATTGCAGATGTTGCAAAACTAATGGAAAATCAAGATGTTAGGGGAGTTCCAGTATTTAAAGATGGTTCATTGAGGGGAATAGTTACTAGGCTTGATATTTTAAAATATATTGCAGAATTAAGGGCAGAATCTGTTGTGGAAGTTGAAATCCACGGGGACTTTGATGAAGAACAAAAAGACCTTGCAGAAAGAATATTATTTACGGAAGTAAGAAAAATTGCCTCTTACGCAAGAAAAATACACTGGATAAGAATAAGCGTTAAAAAAGAAAGAGATAAAGGAGGAATTCCTTACTACACCGTACATACGTACGTAAAAACTCCAAAAAAATTATATGTTGCGGAAGGAAAACCAAAACTTTCTGGAACAAAGAGAATAGATTGGGATGGAGAAGAGATTGAGTTAGTATCTGAAAAGCAGAGGTGGGACTTTATAGAGGTACTAAAAGATGCATTAGAGTCTGTAAAAAAACAGATGAGTA
- a CDS encoding diaminopimelate dehydrogenase, translated as MTIKIGIMGYGNLGKGVYSAIKQNPDMELVAVFTRRPKNSIKIQEDAKIVSVDDAKEYVDKIDVMILCGGSATDLPVQGPEFAKLFNTVDSFDTHAKIPEYFEEVDLVAKSNGHTSAISIGWDPGLFSINRMVSEAILPDGKEYTFWGSGVSQGHSDAIRRISGVKNGIQYTIPLDGAINRVRSGDDPNLETKEKHLRVCYVVLEEGVDKNKVEKEIKEMPNYFLDYTTEVNFITEDELKLNHSGMPHGGFVIRSGKTGFNKENKHIVEFSLKLDSNPEFTASILVAYARAVFKMNKEGHFGAKTVFDISLGHLSPKSSEELRKNLL; from the coding sequence ATGACTATAAAAATCGGAATTATGGGATATGGAAATTTGGGTAAAGGAGTATATTCTGCAATTAAACAAAATCCAGATATGGAACTTGTGGCAGTATTTACAAGAAGGCCAAAAAACAGCATAAAAATTCAAGAAGATGCAAAAATAGTTTCAGTAGATGATGCAAAAGAGTATGTTGATAAAATCGACGTTATGATACTTTGTGGCGGTTCTGCAACAGATCTTCCAGTACAGGGGCCAGAATTTGCAAAACTTTTTAATACAGTAGATAGCTTTGATACTCATGCAAAAATTCCAGAATACTTTGAAGAAGTTGATTTGGTAGCTAAATCTAACGGACACACGAGTGCTATTAGTATTGGATGGGATCCGGGGTTATTTTCAATAAATAGAATGGTTTCAGAAGCAATACTTCCCGATGGTAAAGAATATACATTTTGGGGTAGTGGGGTAAGTCAGGGACATTCAGATGCAATAAGGAGAATTTCAGGGGTTAAAAATGGTATACAGTATACGATTCCTTTAGATGGCGCAATAAACCGAGTGAGGAGTGGAGACGACCCAAATCTTGAAACTAAGGAAAAACACTTAAGAGTATGCTATGTTGTTTTAGAAGAAGGCGTAGATAAAAATAAAGTGGAAAAAGAGATTAAGGAAATGCCAAACTACTTTTTAGATTATACTACCGAAGTTAATTTTATAACTGAGGATGAATTGAAATTGAATCATTCGGGAATGCCCCATGGGGGATTTGTAATTCGAAGTGGTAAAACTGGATTTAATAAAGAAAATAAGCACATTGTAGAATTTTCATTAAAACTAGACAGTAACCCCGAATTTACTGCAAGCATTCTTGTAGCTTATGCAAGAGCAGTATTTAAAATGAATAAAGAAGGACATTTTGGTGCAAAAACTGTATTTGACATATCACTTGGCCATTTATCACCAAAAAGTTCGGAAGAACTCAGAAAAAATTTACTTTAA
- a CDS encoding histone family protein, which translates to MIPKGTVKRIMKQHTEMNVSAESVEKLVELLQEIIVTTTQIAEQNAGKDKRKTLKARDIEQCDAERLRRKIVEVSERTEKVNILTNEILNVVANELERY; encoded by the coding sequence ATGATACCTAAAGGAACAGTTAAAAGAATTATGAAGCAACATACTGAAATGAACGTGTCTGCTGAATCAGTTGAAAAATTAGTGGAATTACTTCAAGAAATTATTGTAACAACAACCCAAATTGCAGAACAAAATGCTGGAAAAGACAAAAGAAAAACATTAAAAGCAAGGGATATTGAACAGTGTGATGCGGAAAGACTTAGAAGAAAAATAGTTGAAGTTTCCGAAAGAACGGAAAAAGTAAATATTCTTACAAACGAAATTTTAAATGTAGTTGCAAACGAACTTGAAAGGTATTAA